One Candidatus Neomarinimicrobiota bacterium genomic window carries:
- a CDS encoding FecR domain-containing protein: protein MKRLHRLLIVLASVSLVWGADRIAFTTKVSGQVNLVNLEKQTLPLKRGTVLNDGDRIETLSDGTTIIMFIDDRSLLRIQNNTTLNIGGKRTGTAIDKQVDMQFGKLRAEVAAQRDGNFTISTPISVASVKGTDFWVTSDPVLGDIFLGIEGLIEVRNLISGGVIEVGGGQVGTSEPDGSTEVTTYVLLVGELLSVSADVLTMEPAEIGEGDARVSFNGQVALNEQTTYAGPEPEPGVTASVSGTINDDGSITAIQVVMEEPDEAADAGDVPDEIRIQLEDADGNVKEVIIIYQ from the coding sequence ATGAAACGGCTCCACAGACTCCTGATCGTACTGGCCAGTGTATCCCTGGTCTGGGGCGCAGATCGAATTGCTTTCACCACCAAGGTCAGCGGCCAGGTCAACCTGGTGAATCTGGAGAAACAGACGCTGCCTTTGAAGCGGGGCACGGTGCTCAACGACGGTGATCGCATTGAAACCTTGTCGGATGGCACCACCATTATCATGTTCATCGATGACCGGAGCCTGCTCCGCATCCAGAATAATACGACGCTGAATATTGGCGGTAAACGAACCGGCACGGCCATCGACAAGCAGGTTGACATGCAGTTCGGCAAATTGCGGGCGGAAGTGGCCGCGCAGCGGGACGGCAACTTTACCATCTCCACCCCCATCTCGGTGGCGTCGGTGAAAGGGACGGACTTCTGGGTGACATCCGATCCGGTGTTGGGCGACATATTTCTGGGCATCGAGGGCCTGATCGAAGTGCGCAACCTGATCAGTGGCGGCGTCATCGAGGTCGGCGGCGGGCAGGTGGGTACATCGGAACCGGACGGCAGCACCGAAGTAACCACCTACGTGCTGTTGGTGGGCGAGTTGCTAAGCGTTTCCGCTGACGTCTTAACGATGGAGCCGGCCGAGATCGGCGAGGGCGATGCCCGGGTCTCATTCAACGGCCAGGTGGCGCTCAACGAGCAGACGACCTACGCGGGACCCGAGCCCGAGCCCGGCGTAACGGCGTCCGTATCCGGCACGATCAATGATGACGGCTCGATCACCGCCATTCAGGTCGTGATGGAAGAGCCCGATGAGGCAGCCGACGCTGGGGACGTTCCCGACGAGATCCGGATCCAGCTCGAGGACGCAGACGGCAACGTCAAAGAAGTCATTATTATTTATCAGTAA